One Oncorhynchus keta strain PuntledgeMale-10-30-2019 chromosome 11, Oket_V2, whole genome shotgun sequence DNA window includes the following coding sequences:
- the LOC118389957 gene encoding brain-specific homeobox protein homolog, whose protein sequence is MNLNYTSPMPQMPAQRSTSFFIEDILLHKPKPLREVFHSPFSSSLASRMPLLEYGYPLMPTPILAHHPHHPLQKLDHHQYFFTSGMQMPALFQHHPELPGKHCRRRKARTVFSDSQLSGLEKRFEIQRYLSTPERVELATALSLSETQVKTWFQNRRMKHKKQLRKTQDDQKNPNDLDRSMDNASESELNEKNTDDVNSGIEPNSYILENEDDVDIEDDICSPEPSL, encoded by the exons ATGAATCTGAACTATACATCCCCCATGCCTCAGATGCCAGCCCAGAGGTCAACATCGTTCTTCATCGAAGATATTTTATTACACAAACCCAAGCCTCTGAGAGAGGTCTTCCACTCGCCGTTCTCAAGCTCTCTGGCGTCCCGAATGCCTCTCCTAGAATATGGATACCCACTGATGCCCACTCCTATACTAGCGCATCACCCGCACCATCCTCTACAAAAACTGGACCATCACCAGTATTTCTTTACGTCTG GGATGCAAATGCCGGCTTTATTTCAGCATCATCCAGAGTTACCCGGCAAGCATTGCAGACGCAGGAAGGCGAGAACGGTTTTCTCGGATTCTCAACTATCTGGTCTTGAAAAGAGATTTGAGATACAACGGTACCTATCCACGCCAGAACGAGTGGAGTTGGCAACAGCGTTAAGTCTCTCGGAAACCCAG GTGAAAACATGGTTTCAAAACAGAAGGATGAAGCATAAAAAGCAACTGAGGAAAACACAAGATGACCAGAAAAATCCGAATGACTTAGATAGATCCATGGATAACGCAAGTGAGAGTGAACTCAACGAAAAAAATACAGATGATGTTAACAGTGGAATCGAGCCGAACTCGTACATTTTGGAAAATGAGGACGATGTTGATATCGAGGATGACATTTGCTCGCCAGAACCTTCACTATAG